GTTGTACGTGGAGTTGGTGTTTTGCCCCACCAAATCCACGATCCAACCGGTCAGCCACGAACCCGCCAAGGTCCCGGCTAAATCTGCCGCTTCGCTGCCCTTTTGAGGCGCGGCAATGGAGTTGATCCAGCGGGTCCTTTGAATGATGGTGGGGTAACGCCAGTCGTAAGTGGGGTTGGAAAAGATCCAACGGATGACGATGCCGCCGAAGGAATGGGTGTCAATGACCAGGTCGGTAATGCCCTGCTGGGTGATGAAGTCGTAAAGCTGCTGGGCCACCTGCCCCGCCGCCACCCACATGTACTGGGTACCGTCGTAGTGGCAAATGACGTAAGGCACGGTGTAGTTCTTGGTAACCGCCTTAATCATGTCCGTGCCCCAGTAGTCCCACGCCACGCTGGGGTTCGCCAAATCCGCCGACCCCTTGCCGTGCACCAAGGCCACCCCAGTTTTGGCCCAAGCCGCTCCGCTCAGGCCAAAGACCAGGAGGCAAGCCAACAAAAATCCTCCCCCTCGACGCATGCTCTCCTCCTTTCCGGCGTATCGCTTACGCCTGGAAACTCTCAAAATCCCAAACTTGGCGCCGCAACCCATAAGCTGCTTCCTATGTACCCAGCCGCGCGAGGTGGCGTCAAGGGGCTTGTCTTGATGTCAAAATTTTTTCAGTTGGAAACGGCAAAAGGGCAATTCTTGGCGAAAAATTGAAAGAAGAGTGGCCGTCGTTACGAATTTCACAAGAGGTGGGAAAATTTTTGGAGGCGACGGGCGGATTCGAACCGCCGAATGAGGGCTTTGCAGGCCCCTGCCTTACCACTTGGCTACGTCGCCGGCCAGGCGAAGGATACCCCGCGTCGCCGCAGGGTGTCAACGACCTTTTCTGGGTTGGGTGCAGGCCCTGCCATCGCCAACTTGGCTCCCAGATCCGGGCTGTTTCAGCCCTGGGTTGCCTCCTTCTCGGCAGGCCTCGCCAGGGGCCAAAACCCATCCCCGCGGGCGCCCACTCCCCGAGGCCGGCAAAAACCGCAGCAAAAAACCATTTGCAAGTCCTACCGTGAATGCCTACCTAACCCTGGCCGCCGGCGGCCGATGCCGAGCCTGCCTGCCGGAGCTTGGCCAGCAAACTGCGCAGCACACCCTCATCGGCTTTCAGCTGCTCTTTAAACTCCGCAGTGTCCGCGTGGTAGACCTCAGCCCTGAGGTCCCGAAGGGCGGCCTCCAGAATGCCCTCCAGGGTACGGCGTTCCTCTTCCGAAAGCTCCAGGAACATGATCCACCTCCCCTACCTGTCAATGTACGCTCGAAAGGCGGCAAGGCAAGGGTTGGCTTGCGGAAAAGGCGAGCGCCCGGGCAAAAAGGATCGGGGGGCCTTTTGGCCCCCCGGCAATGGAGCGGGAAACGGGATTCGAACCCGCGACTTCGACCTTGGCAAGGTCGCACTCTACCACTGAGTTATTCCCGCTCGCCGCTCGCGCCCGCGAGCGAAAGAAAATGTAGCAACCTCCCGGCCGGTGGTCAAGGGCTGGGAGCTGGCGGCAGCAGGTTCTGCTGGGCAGCCTGTAACTTCCTCCGCGCATCAAACATAGAAAGGAGCAAACGCGGCAAAGGGGGTCGTGATAGACTCCACCGCGAACGAAAGGGAGGAAGTCATGAGAGCTTTGAAAGTACTGGCGTTGGTTGTGGTTGTTGGGCTTGCGGCGGCGGCCCCGCTTTTCGCTGGCGGTGCGTGCTGTGGCAAGGATCAGGCGGTCAGCAAGCAGGTGGAGAACCTTCCCAACGGTGTGAAGATCACCTTAACCTCGTCCGATCCCAAGGTGGTCGCCCAGCTCCAAAGCAAGAGCGAGGCTTGCGACAAAGAGGGTTGCAAGAACTGCCCCATGCACGCTGAGGGCGTCACCCGCACCGTGGAGAAGATCGCGAACGGAGTGGTGATTACCGCCACTTCTGCCGATGCCCAGCTGGTGGCAGCCCTGCAGAAGCACGCGTCCGGCATGACGGCTGGCTGCAACAAGAGCGCCGCCAAAGCTTCCTGCTGCTCCAAGGGTGAAGCCAAGGGCTCCGGGTGCAGCAAGGGGGCGACTGGCCACACTCACCCCACCACCTAGGCCCATTTTTTGCCGCTAGGGGAAGCCCGGCGTTGAGCCGGGCTTTTGTTTTCCGTATAGAATACGAGGCGATGGAACCTAAACCGCGCAGCCCTCAGGATTCCGTGGAGTTTCCGCTGGTTGTCCCTTCCAAAGAAGGAAAACCTGGCTTTTTTTCCTACATCCGCTCCCGGCTCATTACCGGCGTTTTGGTGGCTTTTCCCCTGGTGGTGACGCTGTTCTTTGGGCGGTTTTTGTTTAACCTGCTCGACCGCTGGTTTTACCCGTGGAGCATGCGTTTTCTGGGCCGCCCGGTACCCGGTCTTGGGGCCGCTATTGCCCTTCTCCTCATGTTTTTCTTGGGGGTGGCCGCCCACAACGTGCTGGGACGACGCCTTTTGCGCCTTGGGGAAGCGGTTTTAACGCGCATTCCCGTGCTCCGCCCCGTTTACCTGGGGGCCCGGGAGGTTTCCCGTGCTTTTTCCCGGGATCGCACGCAGGGCTTTCGTCGGGTGGTCCTGATTCCCTTTCCCTGCGAGGGTGCATGGTGTGTAGCGTTTCAAACCGGGGAATTTGAAGCCAAAGGCCCCAGCGGCCCGGTTCCTATGGTGGCGGTTTTTATGCCCACCACTCCCAACCCCACCACTGGCTTTTTCCTGGCCTATCCCAAATCGGCGGTGAGAACCACCGATCTTTCCGTGGAAGAAGCCGTGAAAATCGTGATTTCCGGAGGGCTTGCTGCCGGGGATTTGGCCCGCATTTTCAAGGAGAGCTAACCCATGGAAACCGCGCTGTCCCAGCGTGCAAAAAAACTGCAGGCCCTTTTAGCCGAAGCCTACCCGGAGGCCCGGTGTGAGCTTGACCATCGCAACGCCTACGAGCTCCTGGTAGCCACCATCCTTTCCGCCCAATGCACCGACGCCCGGGTCAACCAGGTCACGCCGGCTTTTTTTGCCCGCTTCCCCGACGCCCATGCCCTCGCCCAAGCCGGCCAAGAAGAGGTGGAAGAGCTCATCAAAAGCACCGGCTTTTATCGCAACAAGGCCAAAGCGCTGCTGGGGATGGCCAAGGCTCTGGTGGAAAGGCACGGCGGCGAGGTCCCCAGGGACATGGAGGCCATGGTGAAGCTCCCGGGGGTGGGCCGAAAAACCGCCAACGTGGTGCTGGGCACCGCCTACGGCCTCGCCACCGGCATCGTGGTGGACACCCACGTAGCCCGGGTTTCCCAGCGTCTGGGCTTGACCACCGCCCAGGATCCCGAAAAAATCGAGCAAGATCTCATGGCGCTTTTCCCCAAAAACCAGTGGGTTGCGTTGAGCCACCGTTTGATCCTCCACGGTCGCTACGTGTGCAAGGCCCGCAAGCCCGCCTGCTCTTCCTGTAGGCTCGCGGAAATTTGTCCACGGGTGGGGGTGTGACCATGCACCGGCGTTTCCCCTGGGGTGGCTGGATCGAGGTGATTTCCGGCTGCATGTTTTCCGGAAAGTCCGAAGAGCTCATCCGCCGCCTGCGCCGGGCCATCATCGCCCGGCAGCGGGTGCAGGTCTTTAAACCGGCGCTGGACGACCGCTACTCCGCCACCCAGGTGGTTTCCCACTCCCGCTGGCGGCTGGAAGCCGAGAGGGTGAGCAGGGCCGAGGAGATCCTGCAGCGCCTCGACCCCCGCACCGAGGTGGTGGGCATTGACGAAGCGCAGTTTTTCGACGAAGCCCTGGTGCGGGTTTGCAACCATTTGGCCAACCTGGGCAAGCGGGTGATCGTGGCCGGGCTCGATATGGACTTCCGCGGCAAACCTTTTGGTCCCATGCCGGAGCTTTTGGCCATTGCCGAGGAAGTGGAAAAGATGCACGCCATTTGCGCCCGCTGCGGGGCTCCCGCTTCCTACACCCAGAGACTCACGGCGGAACAGGAGCAGGTGCTGGTGGGCGCTGCTGACACCTACGAGGCCCGCTGCCGCCACTGCTTTGAGCCCGGGGGTGTGGTGGAAACTCCGGCGCTCTTTCCCGAAGAGGATGAGACAACAACCGGCCCCTGAGCGCTAAACTAACGTTGTGACGGCCGTGGTTTTTGAAGAGCTGGCGCGGGCCCTGGCGACTGCGTGCCACGAGGTTTACGGTCCCCGCTTGGTGTCGCTGGCCATCTTTGGCTCGGTGGCCCGGGGCACCGCCCGGCCTGATTCTGATCTGGACTTTCTCATCGTGGCCGAAGAGCTTCCCCCGGGTCGGGGGGCAAGGGTGCGGGAGTTTGGAGAGGTGGAACGACGTCTGGCCCCGGCCTTGGGTGAAGCCAAAAGAAAAGGCGTGGACACATTCTTGGCCCCCGTTTTCAAAACCCCCGAAGAGGCCCGCAGGGGCTCGGTGCTTTTTTGGGACATGACGGAAGAGGGCAAGATCCTTTTCGACCGCGACGGGTTTCTGGCGACCCTCTTGGCCGAGGTCAAAGGCCGCCTAGAAAAGCTGGGGGCCCGCAGGATCGTGCGCGACAACACCAGCTTCTGGGATTTGAAACCCGATTTTCGGCCGGGGGAGGTTTTTGAGCTGTGACCAACCTCACCCTGGCCCAAAGCTACCTGGTGAAGGCGCAAAAGCGGCTCAAGGCGCTGGCGGTACTGCTTTCGGAAGAAGCCTACTCCGATGTGGTGCGGGAAGCCCAGGAAATCGTCGAACTGGCCTTAAAGGGCATGCTGCGAGCCATCGCTGTGGACCCACCGCGGTGGCACGATGTGGGCGGGATTCTCAAGGAAGTGACCCATCGCTTTGCCCCTGAAGTGCAAGAGGCTGTGCCTGAGCTAGCCGCCATCTCCCAGCGCCTGCGGCGGGAGCGGGAGTTTGCCTTTTACGGGGATGACGACTTTATCCCTACCAGCGAGTACAGCCGGGAAGACGCCCAAAAGGCGCTGGAAGACGCACAACTCGTGGTGGCGTGGGCGGCCCGGGTGATCCCTCCACCGGAAGCTCGTTAACAACAAAGCCGGCAGGTGCCGGCTTTGGGTTTTAACTTTTGGTGAAGCTTTACTCGTCGCCGTCGTCGCCAATGGCTTCCACCGGACAGGAAGCTTTGGCTTCTTGGCACTGGGCCTCTTCCTCCGGCGTTTCCGGCTGCTTGTACACGTAGGAATAGCCCTCGTCCTCGTTGGCTTTGAAGTTATTGGGCGCCGTGGTGCGACACACGTCGCAGTCAATGCAGGAGGTATCCACGTACCACTTGCCCGGGACGTTCAAAGGCACCTTGTTGGTTTTGTCGGCCATTGCTCACCCCTTTCTTGAGGCCGCCTCAGGCAGCCCACCGCCCGTGAATATTAGCACGAGGCACAAGCCGATTATTCCCGCTCAGGGATGCGGGGGCGCCAAGGGACGTACCCGCGCAGGCACCAGCCCCAAAGCCGTAGCCGCAGAAGCGGAGCAGTTGCCGTTAAACACGCAATCCCACGGGAACTCCTTGGTGTACGTTTGCTCCAGATACACAGCGTCGTTGGTGGCGTTATCCACCCGGGACACGTAAGCCAAAAGCGCCGGCGTGGGCTCTGCCGCGGTGGAACGCCACGCCTTGACAGTAATTTCCAGGGTGCCGAAGGTAAGGTCGTTTTCCAAGCGGAACAGCCCGCTTTTTACGGCCTGATCGAACTGTTCGTGGGCCAGGGGGCTAAGCACCACCCCCAGGTCCTTGAGCTTGGTGCCATCCGCACCGTAAAGGGTGAGCTCCACTTCCAACGAGGTAAGCCGGTCGGAAATGTTGACTAGGCCAATGTTGGTACGAAAAGAAGCATCTTCGCGAATCCCGGAAAACACCACCTTGTTAAGGCCCTGTTGCTGCTTGTGGGGGTCAATGTAGTAGTACCAGGGGATGCCGGGAATGGATTGCCCAAAGGTGGAAACCGTCCCGTCCTCCGCGGTTTTCTTGTTGTAGGTGCGGCTCCACACCAGGATCTTCCGCGGCTCCCCTCCCGGGGGTGTGGTTTGCTTGAAGCTGCCAGCCTTAAAGGCCCAAATTAAAAGCGCCCCCATGCTGTTGGCGCCCCAGTTGCCCTCGATGATGTTTTCCAAAACCACGCTGCGCCCCGGCTGAATGTCCTTGAGCTTGGGATCCACCTTGGTGAAGCCGTCTTCGCTGCGGCCCCCCAGGTGGTAGGCGAAGTTGTCGAACCAGTACGTGTTGTTGATGTTGCCGGTGGGCAAGAAAACGATCATCACGTCCACCGGGACCTCATCCACGTTCATGATCTCCACATCGGTACGCCACGTGGCGTTTTGCAAGCCAGGGGCAGCGGCTGCCGCCGGCACAATCACGAAATCCGCCGCCCGGAAACTGGCCCACGCCCACGGGGATACCAGCCACAACGCGATGCCAAAAAGGAGCTTCCTCATGCTTTGCCTCCAGGGAGAGTGTACACGCCTTCTGCTGCCGCCGGGAGCCGCACCTGCGCCGAAAGCCCGCCTTGCGGCCGGTTTTGCAGGATGAGCTGCCCACCATGGGCCACCACAATGCGGTCGGCAATGGCCAAACCCAGGCCGGTTCCGCCCTTGCGGTTGGAGTAAAAGGCCTCCTTCACCCGCGGGAGCTCTTCCGGTGGGATCCCCTTCCCGCTGTCCTCCACCGCCAGGACCCAATGCGATCCATCTCGGAAGGCCCGCAGCGTTATTTGCTTGACAGCAGCCTCATGTAAGGCCTGCAAAGCGTTAAGCCCTAAATTCAACAAAACCTGGGTCATTTGCCCGCGGTCCACCAGCAACGTACCGGCGGAAGCTTCCACCGTCAGACTGGCTCCAGCCCGCTCGCACTCGGGACCCAAAAGCGCAGCCACATCCCGCAGGAACGCCTCCACTTCCACCGGCTCTTTTTGCGGTGGTGAAGGACGAGCGTACTGCAGAAAATCAGTCACCAGCTTGCGGAGGCGAGAAACCTCCTTTTTGGCCAGGGCCACGGCTTCCGCCGCCGAGGGGTCGGCGCCGGTTTCCTCGGCCACCAGATCCAAGTGGATGGAAAGGGCGTTTAAGGGGTTGCGGATCTCGTGAGCCAAGTTGGCCGCCAGCACCCCAAGGGCGGCCAGCTCCCGATCCCGCAGGCGGCGGGCCTCCAGTTCGGCGTTGCGCTTGATGAGATGGCCAATGAAGACGAAGGCCAGCACCATCATGGTGAGCGTGGCGCCGCCGGCCAGCGCCGTACGCACCACCAGTTGTCGCCGCAACAGGGCAATGCGTTGCTCCAGGGCCGATTTGGGAATGGAAACCACCACCGTGGCCAGCTCCTCCACCGGCACACGGATCTGGTAGGACGTTTGGCTTTCCATGACGTGCTCGCCCTGGGGTAACGGCACGAACTCGCTCCCGGGCTCAGGGAAACCGCCGGGAACCCCTTCGCTGCGGGTGGTGGTGCGCCACACCAGCCTTCCCCGCTCGTCGTAAACCTCCACCGACTCGATGACCTCCTTCCGCGCCAGGGAAAGCGAAAGCCGCTGCAGCGCTTCCTTTTTCTTCTCCACCACCTGGTACAGCGGACCCTCACCCCGAAACTGCTTGGCCAGCTCCTCGGCTTGGGCGCGCCCGGTGAGCAGCACGTCCTCCAGGTACGAGCGGGAAAGCTGGGAGATGGTGAGCTGGGCAAAAAGCCCAAACGCCACCACAAAAAGCAGGGCGAAAACCGCCGCCACAAACAGGTACTGCCGGCTCCAACCTAAGTCCTGTCGTCCCACACCGCGATTGTACGCGCCCATGCCGAGGTTGCTACCATAGCCAGGGGAAGGTGCTCGATGGTCCGTGGTAAGCGTTTATGGATAAGCCTTCTTTTCCTTTTGCTGGGCTTAGGGCCCGGCTGCAGCAAAAAAGCACCATCGCCCTCACCTCCCAGCACCGAGCCGGTCCACGGAGGGCAGGTCACCATAGCTGTGGCTCAGGATATTTCCAGCTTTAATGAGTACACCGGCTTTGCCGAAAGCACCGAGCTTGCCATCTTGGACCTGCTTTTCCCCTCCTTGCTCATTGAACAGCCCGACTACGAGCAGCACCCCCCTTCCTTTGCCCCCAACCTGGCGGTTTCCTGGGCCTTTTCCGAGGACAACCGCACGCTCACCTTCCACCTCCGCCCCAACGCCCGGTGGTCAGATGGCACACCGGTGACCGCCGAAGACGTGGCGTTTACCTTCCGGGTGCAAAAGGACTCACGGCTTCCCTGGTCCGGCCAGGAAATCAAAGACTTCATCGAAGCGGTGGAGGTGGTTTCCCCCACCGAGGTTCGCTTCCGCTTTTCCCGTACCTACCCCTACCAGCTCATGGACGCCAACGACGGGCACATCCTCCCCGCCCACGCCTGGGGGAAGATCCCCATCGAAGAGTGGACGCACACCGACTTTT
The genomic region above belongs to Thermoanaerobaculum aquaticum and contains:
- a CDS encoding nucleotidyltransferase family protein; amino-acid sequence: MTAVVFEELARALATACHEVYGPRLVSLAIFGSVARGTARPDSDLDFLIVAEELPPGRGARVREFGEVERRLAPALGEAKRKGVDTFLAPVFKTPEEARRGSVLFWDMTEEGKILFDRDGFLATLLAEVKGRLEKLGARRIVRDNTSFWDLKPDFRPGEVFEL
- a CDS encoding HEPN domain-containing protein: MTNLTLAQSYLVKAQKRLKALAVLLSEEAYSDVVREAQEIVELALKGMLRAIAVDPPRWHDVGGILKEVTHRFAPEVQEAVPELAAISQRLRREREFAFYGDDDFIPTSEYSREDAQKALEDAQLVVAWAARVIPPPEAR
- a CDS encoding ferredoxin translates to MADKTNKVPLNVPGKWYVDTSCIDCDVCRTTAPNNFKANEDEGYSYVYKQPETPEEEAQCQEAKASCPVEAIGDDGDE
- the nth gene encoding endonuclease III; the protein is METALSQRAKKLQALLAEAYPEARCELDHRNAYELLVATILSAQCTDARVNQVTPAFFARFPDAHALAQAGQEEVEELIKSTGFYRNKAKALLGMAKALVERHGGEVPRDMEAMVKLPGVGRKTANVVLGTAYGLATGIVVDTHVARVSQRLGLTTAQDPEKIEQDLMALFPKNQWVALSHRLILHGRYVCKARKPACSSCRLAEICPRVGV
- a CDS encoding thymidine kinase; this translates as MHRRFPWGGWIEVISGCMFSGKSEELIRRLRRAIIARQRVQVFKPALDDRYSATQVVSHSRWRLEAERVSRAEEILQRLDPRTEVVGIDEAQFFDEALVRVCNHLANLGKRVIVAGLDMDFRGKPFGPMPELLAIAEEVEKMHAICARCGAPASYTQRLTAEQEQVLVGAADTYEARCRHCFEPGGVVETPALFPEEDETTTGP
- a CDS encoding DUF502 domain-containing protein — translated: MEPKPRSPQDSVEFPLVVPSKEGKPGFFSYIRSRLITGVLVAFPLVVTLFFGRFLFNLLDRWFYPWSMRFLGRPVPGLGAAIALLLMFFLGVAAHNVLGRRLLRLGEAVLTRIPVLRPVYLGAREVSRAFSRDRTQGFRRVVLIPFPCEGAWCVAFQTGEFEAKGPSGPVPMVAVFMPTTPNPTTGFFLAYPKSAVRTTDLSVEEAVKIVISGGLAAGDLARIFKES
- a CDS encoding sensor histidine kinase translates to MGRQDLGWSRQYLFVAAVFALLFVVAFGLFAQLTISQLSRSYLEDVLLTGRAQAEELAKQFRGEGPLYQVVEKKKEALQRLSLSLARKEVIESVEVYDERGRLVWRTTTRSEGVPGGFPEPGSEFVPLPQGEHVMESQTSYQIRVPVEELATVVVSIPKSALEQRIALLRRQLVVRTALAGGATLTMMVLAFVFIGHLIKRNAELEARRLRDRELAALGVLAANLAHEIRNPLNALSIHLDLVAEETGADPSAAEAVALAKKEVSRLRKLVTDFLQYARPSPPQKEPVEVEAFLRDVAALLGPECERAGASLTVEASAGTLLVDRGQMTQVLLNLGLNALQALHEAAVKQITLRAFRDGSHWVLAVEDSGKGIPPEELPRVKEAFYSNRKGGTGLGLAIADRIVVAHGGQLILQNRPQGGLSAQVRLPAAAEGVYTLPGGKA